One part of the Schistocerca cancellata isolate TAMUIC-IGC-003103 chromosome 12, iqSchCanc2.1, whole genome shotgun sequence genome encodes these proteins:
- the LOC126109432 gene encoding piggyBac transposable element-derived protein 4-like: MSRRGLRDEEIERLLCEIPSDEDSTVDTTDDESDYEASIVAEAIVSSEGEVSESEEESESTPPKRAADTAPTWGQQFNATSGMQFDSESGPSAFIRDIDDPEPIDIFEKIFPKELVELIVFQTNLYATQSGKSFTPTTDNEIRTFLGINILMGIKRMPAYRDYWSSAPELHDRYIASLMAVNRFGWLLRNIHLNDNTLHPEKGHPGYDKLYKLRPVIKILSESFSKCYQPSKHLAIDESMIKFKGRNSMKQYMRDKPIKRGYKVWMLCDKTSYNLKFDIYTGKVGDTVQTGLGEHVVLSLSSELVNKGHYLYFDNYFNSYNLLAGLQQRNIYACGTVQPTRKHLPKLKTDKELSRGEFDWRVSNCGILYLKWKDKRAVHLLSNFHSPEVTTVTRRERDGSRIELPCPQAVMDYNAHMNNVDKFDQLKKSYEISRRSKKWWHRIFFHLLDVSIVNSYIIWKELGDREKMTAKVFRMSILQSLVTQKTPLRPSRLHESQVHVKKNKPYVSSRQRLDNSSHQPERTTARRCAKCSTKKKQVRTFWMCAECKVPLCLSKTKRCFQDFHKKE; the protein is encoded by the coding sequence atgtcaagaagaggcttacgagatgaagaaatcgaacgattattgtgtgaaattccatcagacgaggattccactgttgacaccacagatgacgaatctgattatgaagcaagcattgttgcggaggctattgtgtcgtctgaaggcgaagtttcagagagcgaggaagaaagtgagtccactccgccaaaacgcgctgctgacacagcgccaacttggggacaacaattcaatgctacctcaggaatgcagttcgacagtgaatcaggaccaagtgcttttattagggacattgatgatccagaacctatcgatatattcgaaaaaatatttccaaaagagctagttgagctaatcgttttccaaacaaatttatatgcgacgcaatctggcaagtctttcactccaacaactgacaatgaaatacgaactttcctgggaatcaacattttgatgggtataaagcgtatgccagcatacagagactactggtctagtgccccagaacttcatgatcgttatattgcatctctgatggcagtaaatcggtttggatggttactgaggaacattcatctgaatgataacacattgcatccagaaaaaggacacccaggttatgacaaactgtacaagctgcgaccagtgatcaagatactatctgaatctttttccaagtgttaccaacccagcaaacacctagcaattgatgagtcaatgatcaaattcaaaggccgcaacagtatgaaacaatacatgagagataaacccataaagcgtggttacaaagtgtggatgctgtgtgacaagacctcttacaacttgaaatttgatatttacaccggaaaagtaggtgacacagtgcaaacaggccttggggagcatgtagtgctgagtttgtcctctgaactcgtaaataaaggccattatctttatttcgacaactatttcaatagctataacttgttggctggtttacagcagagaaacatatatgcctgtgggacagttcaaccaacaaggaaacatttacccaaattaaaaacagacaaagaattaagcagaggtgaatttgactggagggtcagcaactgtggcatcctctacttgaagtggaaagataagagagctgttcatctcctttcaaattttcacagtcctgaagttactacagtgactcgccgtgaaagagatggttcacgcatagagctaccttgtcctcaagcagtgatggattacaatgcacacatgaacaatgtcgacaagttcgaccaactgaaaaaatcatatgaaataagccggagaagtaaaaagtggtggcaccgaatattctttcacctgcttgatgtcagtatcgtcaacagctatataatttggaaggaactaggcgatagagaaaaaatgactgccaaagtcttcaggatgagtatcctgcaaagcttagtaacccagaaaacaccattgaggccatctagacttcatgagagtcaagtccacgtaaagaaaaacaagccatatgtttcctcacgccagcgtctcgacaattcatcccaccagccagagcgtactaccgccagacgttgtgcgaaatgcagtacaaaaaagaagcaagtgcgcactttctggatgtgcgctgaatgcaaagtgcctttgtgccttagcaaaacaaaaaggtgctttcaagattttcacaaaaaggaataa